In Aspergillus luchuensis IFO 4308 DNA, chromosome 1, nearly complete sequence, the following are encoded in one genomic region:
- a CDS encoding uncharacterized protein (COG:S;~EggNog:ENOG410PX69;~TransMembrane:5 (o35-57i69-91o116-136i148-172o192-211i);~antiSMASH:Cluster_1.11): protein MVNGFSALAYTITYYGLGKKTEDVSDADLLVWWKIYYAALCSYLIVAASVKTSLTVFIMRLFPTRSISIAGRCILGFLAAFTLAGTLALAFQCRPIRAGFDKTILDAKCYSVDTSFAILMAQGVIMFVMDLTILALPIRRVWQLQMPLGQRVLVLGLFCLGFTACIAALVRFSTLTYARDETDYTYTAANSLIWMELEFNLGLMSGSLSSLRKLIKLRSPFGSRQTSSFTGSRPNNVELGRYKGWGRGISNKTEINRVFEIVDSSQEHIAPIYGQGELCTTTNAFSNGKLSR, encoded by the exons ATGGTGAACGGATTTTCGGCGCTTGCATATACCATCACCTACTATGGTCTCGGAAAAAAGACCGAGGATGTTTCAGATGCGGACCTGCTGGTTTGGTGGAAG ATCTATTATGCTGCGCTCTGCAGCTATTTGATTGTTGCTGCATCGGTCAAGACAAGTTTAACTGTCTTTATAATGCGGCTTTTCCCCACCCGCAGCATTAGCATCGCTGGCAGATGCATATTGGGATTCCTAGCGGCCTTTACACTCGCAGGAACTTTGGCTCTCGCATTCCAATGTCGACCCATTCGCGCTGGATTCGACAAAACCATCCTTGATGCTAAATGCTACAGTGTTGACACTTCCTTTGCCATCCTCATGGCGCAAGGCGTTATCATGTTTGTGATGGATCTGACCATCCTCGCACTTCCGATCCGTCGCGTGTGGCAGCTTCAGATGCCACTTGGACAAAGGGTCTTGGTACTTGGATTATTTTGTCTTG GATTCACAGCGTGCATCGCGGCACTGGTTCGCTTCAGCACTTTGACATATGCCAGGGACGAAACGGACTACACCT ACACGGCGGCTAATTCACTCATCTGGATGGAACTTGAGTTCAATCTTGGTCTCATGTCCGGCTCCCTTTCATCCCTGCGCAAACTCATTAAGCTTCGATCGCCTTTCGGGTCGCGACAAACCTCTTCTTTCACGGGAAGCCGCCCCAACAACGTCGAATTAGGGAGATATAAAGGCTGGGGTAGGGGTATAAGCAACAAAACGGAAATCAACAGGGTTTTTGAGATCGTAGACAGCAGCCAGGAGCACATCGCCCCGATTTACGGTCAGGGTGAATTATGCACCACCACTAATGCGTTCTCCAATGGGAAGCTTAGCCGTTGA
- a CDS encoding FAD-binding oxidoreductase (CAZy:AA7;~COG:C;~EggNog:ENOG410PGWT;~InterPro:IPR016166,IPR006094,IPR036318;~PFAM:PF01565;~SMCOG1138:FAD linked oxidase domain protein;~antiSMASH:Cluster_1.11;~go_function: GO:0016491 - oxidoreductase activity [Evidence IEA];~go_function: GO:0050660 - flavin adenine dinucleotide binding [Evidence IEA];~go_function: GO:0071949 - FAD binding [Evidence IEA];~go_process: GO:0055114 - oxidation-reduction process [Evidence IEA]), with protein sequence MSCEAIIATIVQGASVDASTTPTIKNLLSKYAALLDDEKVSVRASYLAQVFPLLFGENAIFRESDGYDAQRQVPWSINCWLQPLVVVTATSAQEVATTLSLCRFFNINFSVRGGGHLQNPGFTSNDGGVVISLSKFNHVKLSEDKSTADVGLGLRWLDVYKALDPYGLAVAGGRIPTVGVPGLLLGGGISFQNSQYGVGAMGVTNYEVVLADSRIVNANAQENADLFWALKGGGPNFGIVTKMDLVTVPTESWAEARVYPPTAYPELAKGLMKYHQAIEVDNKASLVWHATSQAILLVFFYCAPVEKPAAFQSFYDIPFLMNFVPPGTRSIYELVQAVASVISPEVLHHEFRTMSSRPCLELYEATEKVRREQQEALSDVEGLVLTTVFQPMSSLAMKQSQKDGGTPLGLDAVGQQWFLSMADWKHAKDEDRVREAVRKIVDVAEATAKQAGAYLPYRYSNYASRDQDPLSSYGAENVAKLKSIAAKYDPDGVFQKLQNGGWLLSKVGSQSRSVKLA encoded by the exons ATGAGCTGTGAAGCAATCATTGCAACGATTGTTCAGGGGGCGAGCGTTGACGCTtccacaaccccaacaatcAAGAACCTACTGTCCAAGTATGCTGCACTTTtagatgatgagaaggtctCTGTACGGGCATCCTATCTTGCCCAGGTTTTCCCTTTGCTTTTCGGCGAAAATGCTATCTTCCGGGAATCGGACGGGTATGATGCTCAACGTCAAGTTCCCTG GTCAATCAATTGCTGGCTCCAGCCATTAGTTGTGGTCACAGCAACGTCAGCACAGGAAGTCGCAACtactctttctctctgtcgTTTCTTCAACATTAACTTCTCTGTCCGAGGCGGCGGCCACCTACAGAACCCGGGGTTCACCAGCAATGATGGCGGAGTAGTCATCTCCTTAAGCAAATTCAATCATGTCAAGCTGTCGGAAGACAAGTCTACCGCTGATGTAGGACTTGGACTGAGGTGGCTTGACGTCTATAAGGCTCTCGATCCTTATGGTCTTGCAGTGGCAGGAGGTCGGATTCCAACTGTCGGCGTTCCTGGTCTTCTcctgggaggagggatctCCTTTCAGAACAGTCAGTATGGAGTGGGTGCAATGGGCGTAACTAATTATGAA GTTGTCCTCGCAGACTCAAGAATTGTCAATGCCAATGCCCAAGAAAATGCAGACTTATTCTGGGCCCTCAAGGGAGGCGGTCCTAACTTTG GCATCGTAACCAAGATGGACCTGGTGACAGTGCCTACCGAGTCTTGGGCTGAAGCTCGTGTATACCCTCCAACGGCTTACCCCGAGCTCGCCAAGGGTCTTATGAAGTACCATCAAGCAATTGAAGTCGATAACAAGGCATCTCTCGTCTGGCATGCTACCAGTCAGGCAAttcttctcgtcttcttctactgTGCACCTGTCGAGAAACCTGCTGCATTCCAGTCTTTCTATGATATCCCCTTCTTGATGAACTTTGTGCCGCCCGGCACTCGCTCGATCTATGAGCTTGTTCAGGCAGTTGCCTCGGTTATCTCACCGGAGGTTTTGCA TCATGAGTTCCGAACAATGTCCAGTCGGCCGTGTTTAGAGTTGTACGAAGCAACGGAGAAGGTCCGCCGAGAACAACAGGAGGCTTTGAGTGACGTTGAAGGCCTTGTCCTGACCACCGTATTCCAGCCCATGTCTTCCTTGGCCATGAAACAGAGTCAGAAGGATGGTGGAACGCCTCTTGGGCTAGACGCAGTAGGCCAGCAAT GGTTCCTGTCAATGGCCGACTGGAAACATGCGAAAGACGAGGATCGCGTCCGAGAAGCAGTCCGCAAGATTGTGGATGTTGCCGAAGCGACAGCAAAGCAGGCTGGCGCGTATCTTCCATACCGGTACTCCAACTATGCGTCTCGCGATCAAGATCCACTATCCAGCTATGGTGCTGAGAATGTAGCAAAGCTTAAGAGCATTGCTGCAAAGTATGACCCTGACGGGGTGTTTCAGAAGTTGCAGAACGGTGGATGGCTGCTTTCGAAGGTAGGGTCGCAGTCAAGGTCTGTGAAGTTGGCATGA
- a CDS encoding uncharacterized protein (COG:O;~EggNog:ENOG410Q20Q;~SECRETED:SignalP(1-18)) — MQLLSILPIAALAGTSLAVHWNVTLYTDTECTEYKWSYAGNQSYGCYSLETYNPTIQSIRAEIPDDWVFDGVSGGACNNFHTFGGSGCWTQGQGQGFKSFQVYPQAS, encoded by the coding sequence ATGCAgcttctctccatcctccccatcgcAGCCTTGGCTGGTACTTCCCTCGCAGTACACTGGAACGTGACCCTCTACACCGACACCGAGTGCACCGAATACAAGTGGTCATACGCCGGGAACCAAAGTTACGGGTGTTACTCGCTTGAGACGTACAACCCAACCATTCAGTCCATCAGGGCTGAGATTCCCGACGATTGGGTTTTCGATGGAGTAAGCGGCGGCGCTTGCAATAACTTTCACACTTTCGGGGGCTCAGGGTGCTGGACTCAGGGGCAGGGTCAGGGATTCAAGTCTTTCCAGGTATACCCGCAGGCAAGCTGA
- a CDS encoding putative 26S proteasome-associated ubiquitin C-terminal hydrolase (COG:O;~EggNog:ENOG410PIV9;~InterPro:IPR038765,IPR036959,IPR041507,IPR001578, IPR017390;~MEROPS:MER0013494;~PFAM:PF01088,PF18031;~go_function: GO:0004843 - thiol-dependent ubiquitin-specific protease activity [Evidence IEA];~go_process: GO:0006511 - ubiquitin-dependent protein catabolic process [Evidence IEA];~go_process: GO:0016579 - protein deubiquitination [Evidence IEA]) — protein sequence MADGGGWSTIESDEGVFTSLIENLGVKDVQFEELISLDADTIRSLSPVYGVIFLFKWTRETQQPSTSTSSTTSPPSGTYDTDPSPNLFFANQTIQNACGTQAILSVILNNDSSSPSSSSSNPYPINIGPELHSFKDFTAGFPPDLRGEALSNSELIRSAHNAFARASPFVDETVRNNQDEEGDVYHFIAYTPVDGKLYELDGLQPHPISHGGCTAEEFPEKVIEVLRQRIARYPEGETRFNLMAVVRDLRVTAKEIGDVEALEREERKRRAWAWENTLRRSNFVGFIGEVLKGVVGMKEKQGEGKYEEWVEKAKGETQRKLMRR from the exons ATGGCCGACGGCGGAGGCTGGAGCACAATCGAGTCCGACGAG GGCGTTTTCACCTCCCTCATCGAGAACCTCGGCGTCAAGGACGTCCAATTCGAAGAACTGATTTCCCTAGACGCAGACACAATCCGCTCACTAAG CCCCGTCTACGGCGtaatcttcctcttcaaatGGACCCGCGAAACGCAACAACCATCCACCTCGACATCCTCAACGACCTCACCCCCCTCCGGCACCTACGACACCGACCCATCGCCTAACCTCTTCTTCGCGAACCAAACGATCCAAAACGCCTGCGGCACACAAGCCATCCTCTCCGTGATCCTGAACAACgactcctcctccccttcctcttcctccagcaacCCCTACCCCATCAACATCGGCCCGGAACTCCACTCCTTCAAGGACTTCACAGCGGGATTCCCACCGGACCTACGCGGCGAAGCGCTCTCCAACTCCGAATTGATCCGGAGCGCACACAACGCGTTCGCGCGCGCCTCACCATTCGTCGACGAGACCGTGCGGAATAACCAGGACGAGGAAGGGGATGTATACCATTTCATTGCGTACACGCCTGTTGATGGGAAATTATATGAGTTGGATGGGTTGCAGCCGCATCCGATTTCGCATGGAGGGTGTACGGCGGAGGAGTTCCCGGAGAAGGTGATTGAGGTGTTGAGGCAGAGGATTGCGCGGTATCCGGAGGGGGAGACGAGGTTTAATCTGATGGCTGTGGTGAGGGATTTGAGGGTCACGGCGAAGGAGattggggatgtggaggcgttggagagggaggagaggaagaggagggcgtGGGCTTGGGAGAATACGTTGAGACGGTCGAATTTTGTGGGGTTTATCGGGGAGGTGttgaagggggtggtggggatgaaggagaagcagggggaggggaagtatgaggagtgggtggagaaggcgaaggggGAGACGCAGAGGaagttgatgaggaggtaa
- a CDS encoding putative choline kinase (COG:I;~EggNog:ENOG410PJ5D;~InterPro:IPR011009,IPR007521;~PFAM:PF01633,PF04428,PF01636;~go_function: GO:0016773 - phosphotransferase activity, alcohol group as acceptor [Evidence IEA]): MPSVTDQTGLSGLDFDGPQPILGTGLNVSPQRHHHTNGHESSAIGSDGNGFRHRVPAPKKSAARLPTHQPASLSSQTSSVITEPAHRLEKDGMSKNGEEDPQNSLFAQVYEWLQREKSKRGSHKATDLAMDGVASDGDDDDDDGASVLVERPLSSGADAAMALDKLEKILIQYATSRQGTDSVHLARRNGRRRQYSKGLRRGSASESDFSDHEAAAPSVDAVLDNSKTLAYSGGGGTEDDDNENSVNARRAKDKEAWALFKSEILRLTHTMQLKGWRKLPMELAVDMGVVRLSGALTNAVYVVTPPQNIPVPKAEDGSYSLVPRKPPPKLLLRIYGPQVDHLIDRDNELQILRRLGRKNIGPKVLGTFKNGRFEEYFEARPLTPKELRDPPTMKQIAKRMRELHDGIDLLVDEREGGPMVFKNWDKWVDRCEQVINWLDKEIRSEHNKSKAASEAWRRRGFVCGVPWPSFRKAVEGYRKWLLSSCGGMDGIKRQLVFAHNDTQYGNLLRMEPSHESPLLRPENVHKQLVVIDFEYASANTPGIEFANHFTEWCYNYHDPERPWACDTSRYPTPEQQHQFIEAYLSHRPGLREQASPSITPLMRGLSTNTSSLAPLSLDDGPDVDVSSRFDIEKAHEDSTSAKIQFYARQTRLWRVLNSAQWVAWGIVQAKVPGMEEGIAADEAAAKAQNGHHGTNGNGAHSDVTAEPNHSTGTPPVDADVDEAEEFDYLGYAQDRAMFFWSDLLALKIIREDELPESLVQVIKSRMIDY, encoded by the exons ATGCCCTCAGTCACCGACCAGACCGGTCTTTCTGGTCTTGATTTTGATG GACCACAACCTATTCTGGGGACTGGTTTGAACGTCTCCCCCCAGAGGCATCACCACACAAATGGACACGAGTCTTCTGCGATTGGGTCAGACGGGAATGGCTTCAGACATCGTGTGCCCGCACCCAAGAAATCGGCAGCCAGGTTGCCTACTCACCAACCGGCTTCTCTAAGTAGTCAAACATCCAGCGTTATTACTGAACCCGCGCATCGCCTTGAAAAAGATGGCATGTCGAAGAATGGCGAGGAAGACCCGCAGAATAGCCTTTTCGCACAAGTCTACGAATGGCTTCAGCGCGAAAAGTCCAAACGGGGGTCTCACAAGGCTACAGATTTAGCCATGGATGGTGTCGCCAGTGAtggtgacgacgatgatgatgacggtgctAGCGTCCTCGTGGAAAGACCTCTATCTTCTGGTGCTGACGCCGCAATGGCACTCGACAAGCTGGAAAAGATTCTCATTCAGTACGCCACTTCACGGCAAGGAACAGACTCTGTACACCTCGCTCGACGAAATGGTCGTCGGCGTCAATACTCCAAGGGGTTGCGTAGGGGCTCTGCGTCCGAATCTGACTTTTCGGACCACGAGGCAGCCGCCCCTAGCGTGGATGCTGTGCTGGACAACTCAAAAACCCTCGCTTAtagcggcggtggtggtacagaagatgacgacaatGAGAACAGTGTCAATGCGAGACGTGCGAAGGATAAAGAAGCCTGGGCGCTGTTCAAGAGTGAGATCCTTCGGCTCACTCACACCATGCAGCTGAAAGGATGGCGAAAGCTTCCCATGGAACTTGCAGTTGATATGGGCGTCGTTCGACTTAGTGGTGCCTTAACCAATGCCGTATATGTAGTTACACCGCCACAGAATATCCCCGTCCCCAAGGCGGAAGATGGATCATACTCACTGGTACCCAGAAAACCCCCACC gaagctgctgctgcgtatCTATGGGCCACAAGTAGATCACTTGATTGACCGAGATAACGAGCTTCAAATCCTCCGCCGTCTAGGCCGAAAGAATATTGGCCCGAAGGTGTTGGGTACATTCAAAAACGGGAGGTTTGAAGAGTACTTCGAAGCTCGCCCACTCACACCCAAGGAGCTCCGCGATCCTCCGACTATGAAACAAATCGCGAAGCGAATGAGGGAACTGCACGATGGAATCGATCTCCTTGTAGatgagagggaaggagggccCATGGTCTTCAAGAACTGGGATAAGTGGGTAGACCGCTGCGAGCAAGTAATCAATTGGCTGGACAAGGAGATCCGATCTGAGCACAACAAGAGCAAAGCAGCATCCGAAGCTTGGCGCCGGCGAGGCTTTGTCTGCGGTGTTCCCTGGCCCTCCTTTAGAAAGGCAGTTGAAGGATATCGTAAGTGGCTTTTGTCCAGCTGTGGAGGCATGGACGGAATAAAGCGACAGCTGGTGTTTGCACACAATGAT ACTCAATATGGCAATCTGCTTCGGATGGAGCCCAGCCACGAATCACCGCTGCTTCGGCCTGAGAACGTGCATAAGCAGCTAGTTGTTATCGACTTCGAGTATGCGTCAGCTAACACTCCAGGAATCGAGTTTGCCAACCATTTC ACTGAATGGTGTTACAATTATCATGATCCGGAGCGGCCGTGGGCATGCGACACCAGCCGCTATCCGACTCCAGAGCAACAGCATCAGTTCATTGAAGCGTATCTGAGCCATCGACCCGGATTACGCGAGCAAGCCTCCCCGTCCATCACCCCTCTGATGCGAGGCCTCTCCACCAACACTTCGTCACTAGCTCCATTGAGCCTGGATGACGGTCCGGATGTGGACGTGTCTTCTCGGTTCGACATCGAGAAAGCGCACGAGGACAGCACCAGCGCTAAGATCCAGTTTTACGCGCGACAAACCAGGCTGTGGCGAGTACTCAACTCCGCGCAGTGGGTAGCCTGGGGAATCGTGCAGGCCAAGGTGCCTGGCATGGAGGAGGGTATCGCAGCAGATGAAGCCGCAGCTAAAGCCCAAAACGGTCACCATGGTACCAATGGCAATGGGGCGCATTCAGACGTGACAGCTGAACCAAACCACTCCACCGGAACTCCACCAGTCGATGCCGATGTGGACGAAGCCGAAGAGTTCGACTACCTTGGCTATGCGCAGGACCGTGCAATGTTTTTCTGGTCCGATTTACTGGCGCTGAAAATCATCCGGGAGGACGAGCTGCCCGAATCTCTGGTACAAGTGATCAAATCTCGCATGATCGACTACTAA
- a CDS encoding GNAT family N-acetyltransferase (COG:S;~EggNog:ENOG410PS8S;~InterPro:IPR016181,IPR000182;~PFAM:PF13508,PF13527,PF13673,PF00583;~go_function: GO:0008080 - N-acetyltransferase activity [Evidence IEA]), producing MSTSIRQATPDDQPIIEAIIQEAFSIYIARIGRKPQPMLDDYTALIKDGVVYVIERDGEIKGTAMLVPQEGSLIVDNLAVAESARGTGLGRKLLEFADESARLAGYHTLQLHTNETMVENIAIYTRMGYAETHRADNRGWKRVYMAKQLD from the coding sequence ATGTCTACCAGTATCCGACAAGCAACGCCTGACGATCAACCCATCATCGAGGCAATCATACAAGAAGCCTTTTCTATCTACATCGCTCGCATCGGAAGGAAGCCCCAGCCGATGTTAGACGACTACACTGCACTGATCAAAGACGGAGTCGTCTACGTGATCGAGCGAGACGGTGAAATAAAGGGCACCGCCATGCTTGTCCCCCAGGAGGGCTCCCTGATAGTGGATAATCTAGCCGTCGCTGAGTCTGCACGGGGTACTGGGTTAGGTCGCAAGCTTCTGGAGTTCGCTGATGAGTCGGCTCGGTTGGCAGGCTATCACACTCTTCAGCTGCATACGAATGAGACGATGGTTGAGAATATAGCCATTTATACACGGATGGGCTATGCGGAGACACATCGGGCGGATAATAGAGGGTGGAAGCGAGTTTATATGGCGAAGCAATTGGATTGA
- a CDS encoding nonhemolytic phospholipases C family protein (COG:I;~EggNog:ENOG410PK2J;~InterPro:IPR007312,IPR017850;~PFAM:PF04185;~SECRETED:SignalP(1-20);~go_function: GO:0003824 - catalytic activity [Evidence IEA];~go_function: GO:0016788 - hydrolase activity, acting on ester bonds [Evidence IEA]) yields the protein MLLLGSTALALLLGSRSVSAGSLKDIKHVVIFMQENRSWNSYFGTMAGVRGFNDPNVQVNPDGLPVWYQQVDPDMSNATTTLLPWYLGYQGGNTTDAIQCMAAGDNGYEDSHASLNGGLNNHWARNNTPWSWGYFKRDDIPVHYAIAEGWTTGDMYQESQVTSTNPNRVTLVSGSVNVPGGPQKPDQGGVYIDNNVTPGCDSYNINCYPLKWKTIFEVYEEAGVSWQVYQDKDNFDDNPLARFEQYQNASSSSPLVEKGMAFLGLETFYEAAANGTLPEISFIVGPAELSEHPPYMPKDGAWLQKKVVDAVTSSPRYDSTLLMISYDESGGYGDHVIPFHSPEGTPGEWIEDPYGVFGKLYVGPGLRVPFYMVSPWTRGNRVFTERADHNSQILFLEQWLTARGYENVQTPEMVHWRREHMSNLVNALDLDHPDTSLPKLPKAEEPEMSSGAYVGTSNCEATFPEPRPPVPYGKQNVTESLFFEDGYKEVVGYLTEGRYLVFEKSGYALTNIGNTSRLSSSAARSDHSDKKQRWVIHYSSGEESQIFKLSSALDGKWLGPHGSLLPAGRRGDAAEVKITFLGNGHGYGLQYVNSTVITLDGQGGLQMNSTKHSREGYKVWSVTYH from the exons ATGTTATTGCTTGGTTCTACTGCCTTGGCTTTGCTCCTTGGGAGCAGGTCAGTTTCTGCCGGTTCACTGAAGGACATCAAGCATGTTGTGATCTTTATGCAGGAGAACCGATCATGGAATAGT TACTTTGGCACAATGGCAGGCGTCCGAGGATTCAACGACCCAAACGTGCAGGTCAATCCAGATGGATTACCTGTTTGGTACCA ACAAGTCGATCCTGACATGTCCAATGCTACGacaaccctcctcccttgGTATCTAGGTTACCAAGGAGGGAACACGACAGACGCGATCCAGTGCATGGCAGCGGGAGATAACGGTTACGAGGATAGCCATGCCTCGCTCAACGGAGGACTGAACAACCACTGGGCCCGCAATAACACCCCCTGGAGCTGGGGATATTTCAAGAGAGACGATATACCTGTTCATTATGCTATCGCTGAGGGTTGGACGACCGGCGATATGTATCAA GAGTCACAAGTAACCTCTACCAACCCAAACCGTGTTACTCTCGTCAGTGGCTCTGTGAACGTTCCTGGCGGTCCTCAAAAGCCTGATCAAGGCGGCGTTTACATTGACAACAATGTAACACCTG GGTGCGATAGCTATAATATCAATTGCTATCCCCTCAAGTGGAAAACAATCTTTGAAGTCTACGAAGAGGCAGGCGTCTCATGGCAGGTCTACCAGGATAAAGACAACTTTGACGACAACCCTCTGGCCCGGTTTGAGCAGTACCAGAAcgcttcgtcttcctcacCGCTCGTAGAGAAAGGCATGGCGTTCTTGGGATTAGAAACCTTCTATGAAGCTGCTGCCAATGGGACCCTTCCGGAAATCAGCTTTATTGTCGGCCCTGCAGAGTTGTCAGAGCACCCACCCTATATGCCCAAGGACGGTGCCTggctgcagaagaaggttgtGGATGCTGTGACGAGTAGCCCCAGATACGATTCTACGCTGCTCATGATAAGCTACGACG AATCTGGTGGTTACGGAGACCATGTCATCCCTTTCCACTCACCAGAAGGCACACCAGGTGAGTGGATAGAGGACCCTTATGGCGTTTTTGGAAAGCTATATGTTGGACCTG GCCTTCGGGTACCTTTCTATATGGTGTCCCCGTGGACCCGTGGCAACCGTGTCTTCACTGAGAGGGCGGATCATAATTCTCAAATTCTGTTCTTGGAGCAGTGGCTTACGGCGAGGGGCTATGAGAATGTGCAGACACCAGAAATGGTTCACTGGCGCCGGGAACATATGTCCAACCTCGTCAATGCACTGGACTTAGACCAT CCCGACACCAGCCTCCCAAAATTGCCAAAGGCTGAAGAGCCTGAAATGTCCTCAGGCGCTTACGTCGGCACATCCAACTGCGAAGCGACGTTCCCAGAGCCCCGTCCTCCTGTACCATATGGGAAGCAGAATGTGACAGAGTCATTGTTTTTCGAGGACGGATACAAAGAGGTTGTCGGCTACCTGACTGAGGGACGGTACCTCGTTTTCGAGAAGTCTGGATATGCGCTCACCAATATCGGAAACACAAGCAGATTAAGCAGCAGCGCAGCGCGTTCGGACCACAGTGACAAGAAACAAAGATGGGTGATTCATTATTCCAGCGGCGAAGAGAGCCAGATCTTCAAACTCTCTAGTGCACTGGATGGCAAGTGGCTTGGCCCACACGGAAGTCTGCTGCCAGCTGGTCGCCGGGGCGATGCTGCAGAAGTGAAGATTACCTTCCTGGGCAATGGTCACGGATATGGTCTGCAGTATGTCAACTCGACTGTTATCACACTGGACGGTCAAGGAGGACTGCAGATGAACTCTACCAAGCACTCCCGAGAGGGCTACAAAGTGTGGAGTGTCACCTATCACTAG